The proteins below come from a single Argentina anserina chromosome 1, drPotAnse1.1, whole genome shotgun sequence genomic window:
- the LOC126805056 gene encoding uncharacterized protein LOC126805056 — MPASRQYSRVDTSELKDHIERRVGGPKAEKYFNLLTRYLSLKIHKLDFDRLCIETIGKENVCLHNHLIRSILRNASLSKTPPSRKNTFAGSLSVKVANGYQKSSLQLLCGDFPKSPKKERTPNLRDRRARNRLTCSETPTAKIQVQERATEVLSLGGRPPGSDEDGEEVDQAAECPSSHCTRPLCAPLGIPRNAGKTKKLLIKGSAPAVYNETCLDSGELPDTSYLRKRLKQKLEMEGMEMSEDCANLLNIGLDVFLKRLIKPCLELTDSRCTDKHTDRKHSHDMRNVQRPSRPYSASVLDFRAALDLNPQILGEDWPTKLEKVCLHA, encoded by the coding sequence AATATTCCCGGGTAGACACTTCAGAACTGAAAGATCATATTGAGAGGAGGGTGGGGGGCCCAAAAGCAGAAAAATATTTCAATCTTCTCACAAGATACTTGAGTCTCAAGATTCACAAACTCGATTTTGACAGGCTCTGCATTGAAacaataggaaaagaaaatgtcTGTCTTCATAATCATCTCATCCGTTCCATACTCAGAAATGCAAGCCTCTCGAAGACTCCCCCATCGAGAAAAAATACCTTTGCAGGTTCTCTTAGTGTAAAAGTGGCAAATGGATATCAAAAAAGTAGTCTTCAGTTGTTGTGTGGAGACTTCCCAAAATCGCCTAAAAAAGAAAGGACTCCAAATCTCCGTGATCGGAGGGCAAGGAATCGCTTGACCTGTTCTGAGACTCCTACTGCGAAAATTCAAGTACAAGAAAGGGCAACTGAGGTGCTTTCTTTGGGTGGCAGGCCCCCAGGCTCTGATGAAGATGGGGAAGAGGTTGATCAGGCTGCTGAATGTCCAAGCAGTCACTGTACCCGACCTCTCTGTGCTCCTCTTGGAATCCCAAGAAATgctggaaaaacaaaaaaactttTGATAAAAGGATCAGCACCTGCTGTTTACAACGAGACTTGTCTGGACAGCGGTGAATTACCAGATACTAGTTATTTAAGGAAGAGGTTGAAGCAAAAGTTGGAGATGGAGGGTATGGAAATGTCCGAGGATTGTGCCAACTTGTTGAATATTGGCCTTGATGTTTTCTTGAAGAGACTAATAAAGCCCTGTTTGGAATTAACTGATTCAAGGTGTACGGACAAACACACAGATAGAAAACATAGCCATGACATGAGAAACGTACAAAGACCAAGCAGGCCTTATTCAGCATCTGTACTAGATTTTCGAGCTGCACTGGATTTGAACCCTCAAATACTTGGAGAAGATTGGCCAACAAAACTTGAGAAGGTTTGCTTGCATGCATAG
- the LOC126805057 gene encoding peroxidase 73, producing MDRISLVLVWSLCLSLCMFSTPSSAQLKTNFYANICPNVESIVKNAVTKKFQQTFVTVPATIRLFFHDCFVQGCDASVIIASTGSNTAEKDHPDNLSLAGDGFDTVIKAKAAVDAVAQCKNKVSCADILALATRDAIVLSGGPSYQVELGRLDGLSSTSSSVNGKLPQPTFNVNQLNSMFSANGLTQADMVALSAAHTVGFSHCSKFASRIGNPVDPTMNKTYAADLQQQCPKNVDPRIAVNMDPNTPRTFDNMYYKNLQQGKGLFTSDQVLFTDTRTRPTVNTWASNNAAFQQAFITAMTKLGRVGVKTGNNGNIRRDCSVFN from the exons ATGGATCGGATCAGTCTTGTTCTAGTTTGGTCACTTTGCCTTTCTCTGTGTATGTTTTCTACTCCTTCATCAGCACAATTGAAAACGAACTTCTACGCCAATATCTGCCCCAATGTCGAATCCATCGTCAAAAATGCTGTCACTAAGAAGTTCCAACAAACTTTTGTGACGGTTCCCGCCACAATCCGTCTCTTCTTCCACGATTGCTTTGTCCAG GGTTGTGATGCTTCCGTTATAATTGCTTCAACAGGAAGCAACACAGCAGAGAAAGACCACCCTGATAATCTGTCATTGGCCGGAGATGGGTTCGATACTGTGATCAAAGCAAAAGCAGCCGTTGATGCAGTTGCACAGTGCAAAAACAAAGTCTCTTGTGCTGATATACTTGCTTTAGCCACCAGAGACGCCATTGTTCTG TCTGGGGGGCCTTCATATCAAGTTGAATTGGGAAGATTAGATGGACTGAGCTCAACGTCTTCAAGCGTAAATGGGAAGCTGCCCCAGCCAACCTTTAATGTGAACCAGCTCAATTCCATGTTCAGTGCAAATGGGTTAACTCAGGCAGACATGGTTGCTCTTTCAG CGGCACACACTGTTGGATTCTCTCACTGCAGCAAGTTTGCTAGCCGGATCGGAAACCCCGTGGACCCAACGATGAACAAAACCTACGCTGCAGATTTGCAACAGCAGTGTCCGAAGAACGTCGACCCTAGAATAGCCGTCAACATGGACCCAAACACGCCCAGAACATTTGATAATATGTACTACAAGAACCTTCAGCAAGGCAAAGGCTTGTTCACCTCCGATCAGGTCCTTTTCACCGACACTAGGACCCGGCCGACAGTCAATACTTGGGCCTCAAATAATGCAGCTTTCCAACAAGCCTTTATTACTGCCATGACAAAGTTAGGCCGGGTTGGAGTCAAGACCGGCAACAATGGTAATATCCGACGTGATTGTTCTGTTTTTAACTGA